A genomic segment from Salvia splendens isolate huo1 chromosome 13, SspV2, whole genome shotgun sequence encodes:
- the LOC121760404 gene encoding uncharacterized protein LOC121760404: protein MAAKTHNLSLLIALSLLQFQITLAVRLGATNNASSTPGGQRFDRDIGIPYTIKTMPEIANFIWKLFQQPTEGDRRHYPDDVVNVIIQDLQDGALGETGDNNVYMSAKGIETYPPGDGAKFMFTSILYHEMTHIFQWSGKGTAPGGLTEGMADYTVLKSPFYVEGYSTPGEGERWDEGYGTTSRFLEYCDSLRKGFTPKLNKMMREVYKPEYWKQLLGKDVDQLWKEYKAKYAK from the coding sequence ATGGCAGCAAAAACCCATAATCTATCTCTCCTGATCGCCCTCTCACTCCTCCAATTCCAAATCACCCTCGCCGTCCGATTGGGCGCCACCAACAACGCCTCCTCCACACCGGGCGGCCAGCGCTTCGACCGCGATATCGGGATCCCATACACCATCAAAACAATGCCCGAAATCGCCAATTTCATATGGAAGTTATTCCAGCAGCCAACGGAGGGTGACCGGCGCCACTACCCCGACGACGTCGTAAACGTAATCATCCAAGACCTCCAGGACGGCGCCCTCGGCGAAACCGGAGACAACAACGTGTACATGAGCGCCAAGGGCATCGAGACGTACCCTCCCGGAGATGGAGCTAAGTTTATGTTCACCTCGATTTTGTACCATGAGATGACGCACATATTCCAGTGGTCGGGAAAGGGCACGGCCCCCGGGGGCTTGACCGAGGGGATGGCCGATTATACCGTGTTGAAGTCGCCTTTCTATGTGGAAGGGTACTCGACGCCTGGGGAGGGAGAGCGGTGGGACGAAGGGTATGGCACGACGTCGAGGTTTTTGGAGTATTGTGACAGTTTGAGAAAAGGGTTCACGCCGAAGCTGAATAAGATGATGAGGGAAGTTTACAAACCGGAGTATTGGAAGCAGTTGTTAGGGAAAGATGTTGATCAGCTTTGGAAGGAATATAAGGCTAAGTATGctaaataa
- the LOC121762444 gene encoding late embryogenesis abundant protein At5g17165-like — MAANLQRNRGLANLGKRLARQIRSRDSLAISLLHRRSVQASAYEKNPEENVNSTLVPDHVIPPQSDEYWAPHPKTGVFGPATDENPGLGRNPGGEGGTDGGSVLEEKAFFRPLKDLEKPPVQPSSLESHN; from the exons ATGGCCGCTAATTTGCAGCGCAATCGTGGACTTGCGAATTTGGGCAAAAGATTAGCTCGCCAGATCCGCTCTCGCGATTCCCTTGCCATTTCTCTGCTCCACCGCAG GAGTGTGCAAGCTTCAGCCTACGAAAAGAACCCAGAGGAGAATGTGAACTCGACTCTGGTCCCAGACCACGTGATCCCACCTCAGTCGGACGAGTACTGGGCTCCTCACCCGAAGACAGGGGTGTTCGGGCCTGCAACGGATGAGAACCCGGGTTTGGGCCGCAACCCTGGGGGTGAAGGAGGCACTGACGGGGGCTCGGTGTTGGAGGAGAAGGCGTTCTTCCGCCCGCTCAAGGACTTGGAAAAGCCTCCGGTCCAGCCGTCCAGCCTTGAGTCGCATAACTAG
- the LOC121762962 gene encoding 60S ribosomal protein L13-1-like yields the protein MKHNNVIPNGHFKKHWQNYVKTWFNQPARKARRRNARQQKAIKIFPRPTAGPLRPVVRGQTLKYNMKVRAGRGFSLEELKAAGIPKKLAPTIGIAVDHRRRNSSLEGFQTNVQRLKTFKAKLVVFPRRARKVKAGDSSPEELATATQVTGPFLPIVSEKPAIELVKVTEHMKSFKAYDKLRLERTNARHVGVRAKRAAEAEKEEKK from the exons ATGAAGCACAACAATGTTATTCCCAACGGACACTTCAAGAAGCATTGGCAAAACTATGTGAAAACTTGGTTTAATCAGCCTGCACGGAAGGCCAGGAGAAGAAATG CAAGGCAGCAGAAGGCAATAAAGATATTCCCTAGGCCCACAGCTGGTCCACTTCGTCCAGTTGTACGTGGCCAGACCTTAAAATACAACATGAAGGTCAGAGCTGGCAGGGGATTTTCACTAGAGGAGCTTAAG GCTGCAGGCATTCCAAAGAAACTTGCACCAACTATCGGTATTGCTGTCGATCACAGGCGCCGCAACAGTTCCTTGGAGGGGTTCCAGACCAATGTTCAGAGGCTAAAGACGTTCAAGGCCAAGCTTGTTGTCTTCCCAAGACGTGCTCGCAAGGTTAAG GCTGGCGATTCTTCACCTGAGGAGTTGGCAACAGCTACCCAAGTCACGGGTCCTTTCTTGCCGATTGTAAGCGAGAAGCCAGCCATTGAACTTGTGAAGGTCACCGAACACATGAAGTCATTCAAGGCCTACGACAAGCTGCGTCTAGAGCGAACAAATGCACGTCACGTTGGTGTTAGAGCCAAGAGGGCAGCAGAGGCTGAGAAGGAAGAGAAGAAGTAG
- the LOC121761279 gene encoding 11S globulin seed storage protein Jug r 4-like, whose protein sequence is MQFAECFAYKYRRFRFATSHHPTHTQRIKISTMAKLSLSVLSFLLLLGLGYAIREQQGECQLSNIDAREPSYRVQSEGGQTEFWDNHNNEFRCAGVSIRRHIIQQRGLLLPVYHNAPVLVYVVQGRGTYGVLTSGCAETFEAGQQQQFSREERSQRFRGDRHQKVEEFQKGDVIAIRAGDAHWVYNDGDQELVVVVFHHNSNFANQLDQNPRSFFLAGNPGNQQEEEQYRRQRGSKRGQEAQSELGNVFSGFEDELLAEAFNVDVETARKLRGQNDERGHIIRAEKSIQLIQPHRSRQEREQERHNGLEETFCSARVKENLDRASRADFYNPRAGRFSTLNSFNLPILSFLQLSASRGVLHRNAIFAPHWYTNAHSLIYATRGASRVQIVNHRGQAVFDGQVREGQVLVVPQNFAVVKQAEEQGFEWVAFNTNENAAINTLSGRTSAIRGLPVDVVANAYRVSREEAQRIKFSRQETLIFNANDAPLSA, encoded by the exons ATGCAATTTGCAGAGTGTTTCGCCTATAAATACCGACGCTTCCGCTTCGCCACTTCTCATCACCCCACACACACACAGCGCATCAAGATATCAACCATGGCCAAGCTCTCGCTCTCTGTTCTAAGCTTTCTTCTGCTGCTAGGATTGGGCTACGCCATTAGAGAGCAGCAGGGAGAATGCCAGCTCAGCAACATCGACGCTCGGGAGCCATCCTACCGCGTGCAATCGGAGGGCGGACAGACCGAGTTCTGGGATAACCACAACAACGAGTTCCGATGCGCCGGCGTCTCCATCCGCCGCCACATCATTCAGCAGAGAGGCCTCCTTCTCCCTGTCTACCACAACGCCCCCGTCCTCGTCTACGTCGTCCAAG GCAGGGGAACTTATGGAGTCCTGACCTCTGGCTGCGCGGAAACATTCGAAGCAGGCCAACAACAACAATTTTCTCGGGAGGAGAGAAGCCAGAGATTCAGAGGAGACAGACATCAGAAGGTTGAGGAATTCCAGAAGGGAGACGTCATCGCCATCAGGGCTGGTGATGCTCACTGGGTTTACAACGACGGCGATCAAGAGCTTGTTGTTGTGGTTTTCCACCACAACTCCAACTTTGCCAACCAACTCGACCAAAACCCAAGG TCCTTCTTCCTGGCCGGAAACCCGGGCAACCAGCAAGAGGAGGAGCAATACAGGAGACAGCGCGGAAGCAAGCGCGGCCAAGAAGCCCAATCAGAACTGGGCAACGTATTCAGCGGTTTCGAGGACGAGTTGTTGGCAGAGGCATTCAACGTTGACGTAGAGACCGCCAGAAAGCTGAGGGGCCAAAACGACGAAAGAGGCCACATTATAAGGGCAGAGAAGAGCATCCAGTTGATCCAGCCCCACCGCAGCCGCCAGGAACGCGAACAAGAGCGCCACAACGGCCTCGAGGAGACCTTCTGCAGCGCCAGAGTCAAGGAGAATCTCGACAGAGCCTCACGCGCCGACTTCTACAACCCACGCGCCGGAAGATTCTCCACCCTCAACAGCTTCAACCTTCCCATCCTCAGCTTCCTCCAACTCAGCGCCTCCAGAGGAGTCCTCCACAGG AACGCCATATTCGCACCACACTGGTACACCAACGCCCACAGCCTCATCTACGCCACGCGCGGCGCCTCACGGGTGCAGATAGTGAACCACCGCGGCCAGGCTGTGTTTGACGGGCAGGTGAGAGAGGGGCAGGTGCTCGTCGTGCCCCAAAACTTCGCTGTGGTGAAGCAGGCCGAAGAGCAGGGCTTCGAGTGGGTTGCATTCAACACCAACGAAAATGCGGCCATCAACACCTTGAGCGGCCGCACCTCGGCCATCAGGGGGCTGCCCGTGGATGTGGTTGCTAACGCGTACCGAGTATCGAGGGAGGAGGCACAGAGGATCAAGTTTTCGCGGCAGGAGACTCTTATTTTCAACGCTAATGACGCACCTCTCTCTGCTTGA